The genomic stretch TCCCGGGCGGCACCATCACCCGCGAGAACTTCCAGCGCGCGCGTATGGCGGCCGTCCAGAAGCTGGAAAACCTGGCCTGGCAGTACCGTATTCAGGGCTGGAACGTGGCGCTGGGCGCGTCAGGCACCATCAAGGCGGCGCATGAGGTGCTGCTGGCGATGGGTGAAAAAGACGGGTTTATCACGCCCGAACGCCTGACGTTGCTGACCGAAGAAGTGCTGAAGCATAAAAGTTTTGACGCCTTAAGCCTGCCGGGTCTTTCCGACGAGCGTAAAGCGGTATTCGTGCCGGGGCTGGCTATTCTCTGCGGCGTGTTTGATGCCCTCGCCATAAAAGAGCTGCGTCTGTCGGACGGCGCGCTGCGCGAAGGCGTGCTGTATGAGATGGAAGGCCGCTTCCGCCATCAGGATATTCGCAGCCGCACCGCGCAAAGCCTGGCCAACCAGTACAACATCGACCGTGAACAGGCGAAGCGCGTGCTGGACACCACGGTGCAGATGTACGAACAGTGGCAGGAGCAGAATCCTAAGCTCGCGCACCCGCAGCTTGCCGCGCTGTTGAAATGGGCCGCGATGCTGCACGAGGTGGGGCTGAACATCAACCACAGCGGGATGCACCGCCATTCTGCCTACATTCTGCAAAACAGCGATCTGCCTGGCTTCAACCAGGAGCAGCAAACCATGATGGCGACCCTGGTGCGTTATCACCGCAAGGCCATCAAGCTTGACGATCTGCCGCGCTTTACGCTGTTCAAGAAAAAACAGTTCCTGCCGCTTATTCAGCTGCTGCGTCTGGGCGTGCTGCTCAATAACCAGCGTCAGGCGACAACGACGCCCCCAACGTTAAAACTGAAAACAGACGACCATCACTGGACGCTGAGCTTCCCGCACGACTGGTTCAGCCAGAACGCGCTGGTCCTGCTGGATCTGGAAAAAGAGCAGCAGTACTGGGAAGCGGTCACCGGCTGGCTGCTCAAAATCGAAGAAGAGAGCGCCGACGTCGCAGCGTAACGGCTCAGGCGTCCGCGGTGGACGCCTCTGCTTCCAGCAGTGACTCAAGCGGTGCCGGTCTGCCAATCAGATAACCCTGCACATAATCGATGCCTAGCGCCTGAACCGCGCTACGTATCTCTTCGCTTTCGACATACTCCGCCACCACCAGCATTTTCTTCATGCGCGCCAGATGGCAGATAGACGCCACAATCTGATAATCCAGGCTGTTGTTGACGATATTGCGGATAAAGCTGCCGTCAATCTTGAGAATATCCGCGTCCACGCTTTTCAGCCGCGCATAGCTCGCATAGCCGGTGCCAAAATCATCAATCGCAATACGTACCCCCATTTTCTGCAGCTGCCGGAGGATGTGTAGCCCCTGCTCCGCATTGCAAAAAGTGCTGCACTCCGTCACTTCAAAGATCAGCTGCCACGGCTCAATGGCGTATTTCGCCAGCAGGCGACTCACCTCAAGCGGAAACTGCACCCGACACACGGTCGACGGGGCAAGATTAATGGCAAAGCGCTGGCCGGGCAGTCTTTCGCGATGCGCGGCCAGGAAACACAGGGTGTGCTCGAGCACCCACAAATCTACCCGCGAGGAGAGGCCAAACTCCTGCGCGACGGGCAGGAACCGGTCGGGGGAGATCAATAGCCCGTTGATATCCGGCATCCGGAGCAGGACCTCGTGATAGCAATCGCCACGCATGCCGCGAACGGGTTGAACCAGCAGGGTGAATTCGTCGTTATCCAGCGCCTTTTGCAGGCGGCTCATCATTGCGACTTTATTCTTAAGGTTGCGCTGCAAATGGACGGCCCCACGCTGCTGAAGATTTTCCGGATGGTTGGAGGAGAGCGACAGATCGGCGACCACGCCCAGCTCGCCCAGCACCAGATAAAGATGGTTAACCGGGGACCGGACATAGCAATAGCTCACGCCCACCTGCGGCTGCAGCGGCATGCCGTCCCAGACAAAGCGGAACTGCTTGATATGCTCGTCCAGGGCTTCAATACGCTGCTGGTGCGATTCCGCGTTAAGCCGTACCGCCAGGTCATACCCGGTCAGGTGATAGACCAGCTCATTGGGCTGGAGAATGCCATTCACCCACTGCGCCAGCTGCTGCTTGTACTGAATCCTCAGCAACACGCCGTAATTTCGGCCCAGAATTTCCAGCTCCGGAATGCGCAGCAGGCAGAGCGCCGACCACGGGTTTTTCGCCAGATCGCGCGACAGCGCCCGCAGGTTAGGCATATGGACGACCGGGTCGAGCAGCGCCAGCCTGCGGGAGCGTTTGTTCGCCGCGCGCTGCCGGGTCGCCAGCATCGACATATAAATCACCACGAACGAGAAGACCAGGTAACTGGAAGAGGTGATCGCCAGCTGAATGTCATACCCAGGATTCACCGGGATATAGCGGTAAAAATAGTGAATAGATACCAGCAGTACCGGCGTCCAGATAAGCGAAATCAGCTTATATCCAAAACGCATCGCGCCCCAGAGCATCACCGGCATCAGCAGGGAAAGGGTGTAGTTGGTGGTGAAAATGGAGCTGTTCTCATTCATCGGAAGTAGCAGCAGCGAAAGCAGTCCGCCAAGCGCGATAACCCACATTAGAAACTCAATGACCGTCACCTTTTTGTCTATCCCGGAACGGATCTGCGAGAGAAGGCTTATGAGATAGCGCGGATGGCGAAGCAGGCGGATCAGCAGATAGCTCAGCGGCACGCCCGTCAGCCCGCTGACCAGCAGCGTCTGATAGTTGATGAGCGTGCGAATATTGAGGGGGTTTAATCCCGCAAGGCTCTGACGGCTCTCATACACGCCCAGATAGACCGCAAACTGAAACAGCACCAGAAACAGCGTCGCAGGGCAGAATACCTGCCAGAAGATGCGCTGCGCCATCAGCCGCACGTCGCCGTACGCGGTCATATTCCGTCTGGGCGCAAATACCCGGTAGCCACCCCAACTGAGGACTAAAGGGACGACAAAATGGAGGATCCCCGCGAAGGTTTCAAACATCCCGACCGACGGGTAATAGCGGATAAACAGCGACAATACGATCCCGGGCAGCGCTTCCAGGCCAAAAAACATCATCAGCGAAAGCAAAAATGAGAGGGGTAAATAATAGAGTGCCGCAATGCCGTCGCCCAGCTGCGTGAAGGTATTCGCGATACTCAGCACGGGAAGTAAAACCACAGGCAAAATAAGCGGCAATGCCCACCAGCGGTTTTCATTTTTTTTCAGGAAAGCCAGAATGTTCATAGATGCCCGGTTAAACCCCTTTCGCTCCAGAGGGAAAATAAAGACAGGCATCCAACCTGACGTAAGCGCCGCCCGGCAGCGTGCGGGCGAACTGTGTGGAGGAAGGATTTTAAATATAAGGGCCGGGAAGCCGTTGACTTAAATCAAACTATTTTACGCAAATATCTGTTTGCGGCGTTTTTTTGAAATCATTTTCTTCATATTATCAATGTGGTAAATGCCTTAACTAATTTCAATAACACTAATTAATGTAAACATTGACGGTTATTTACACACAGCAGAATTGACCCCGTCTTCCCGCTGTGCCTTAATATCCTTGTCGCCCAAAAGGGCTTATCCAGGAAAAACAGAGTGAGTCAGGTCACGCGTATGCGAAAACGACATCAATTTAATACCCGAATGACCCGCATCATACTGCTCATCAGCTTCCTGTTTTTCTTTGGCCGCTTCGTTTACTCTTCAATTGGCGCCTGGTACCACCATCAGGACAAAACCCAGTCGCAGCAATCCAGCCTGACCGTCGACACCGCCGATCGCTAAACAGCCGAAGGATGTTGCACGAGCCGAATAATGGCCGCGATCCCTTTGCTGAGGATTTTATCCTGCCGCATGACCACCGCCAGCTGCCGCTGCAGCATGGGCGTAAGCGACATCACGCGTAGCCCTTCGCGATCGACATCCTTTTCGACCGCCATTCGCGGCACAATACTGTAGCCCAGCCCCGCGCGAACCATGCGTTTGATCGCCTCGATGCTGCCAAGCTGCATCACCGGTGCGATCGCTAATCCATTAACCGCAAACCAGCCATCGATCAGCGCCCGGGTACCGCTGCCTGATTCAAAGGCAATCAGCGGCTGAGCGTGCAGCGCCTCCGGGGAAAAGTCCCTGAAAGCCTCCAGCTGCTCCTGCGACGCGATAAAAACAAACTCTTCGTCCATTACCGGCATGACGTCCAGCGATCTGCCACTTACCGGCAGCGTCACCAGTCCCATATCGAGCCGGTTCTCTTCGATGGCCCTGACGATATCGAGCGTGTTGCCCGTCGTCACCCCCACCCTCAGGAGCGGATAGTCGCGCCGCAACTTCTCCAGCAGCGGCGGCAGAAGATGGATGCAGGCCGTTGCCCCCGTGCCAAGCGTAATGATGCCGCTCACATCGTGGCTGAATGCGCTCACGGACCGGATGGCGTCATCCACCGCCAGTTGAATACGCTCTCCGTGCGCCAGCAATGCTTCTCCGGCAGGCGTCGCCTTAATCCCCCGCCCGGTACGCTCCACCAGCCGCGTTTGCAGAAACTGCTCCAGCTGGCGTATTTGCAGGCTGACGGCGGGCTGGGAGATACCCAGCGCATCCGCTGCCGCTGAAAAGCTGCCGCGCTGGATCACCAGACGGAACGTGGCGAGATAGCCCAGATTAAGCGTTGTCATTCAAAGTTTCTCTTATACCGCGCATAAGGTTGCTGCCCTGCCAGCACAATAGCGCGCGAGTTATGCTCAGGACAACTGCATAACGGAATGAAAAACAATGGAAACACCTGCCCTGCCACGCCGCCTCGCCCTCGCGGCGGGATGTCATCAGCTCATCAACTGGGGGATCTCGTTTTATATGCCCGGCACCTTTGCGCTGGCCATTTCAGCCGACCGGGGATGGTCATCACCGCAGATTTACCTCGGCCTGACGCTGGCGATGCTGGTGATGGCGGCGGTTTCCCCGTTTGTCGCCCGCCTGCTGGCACGCTTTGGCGGTCAGAAGGTGGTAATGAGCGGCACGTTGCTGATCGCCGCAAGCTGCGCAGGGATGGCGTACAGCCAGACGCTTTTTGGCTGGTACTGCGCCTGGCTGATCGGCGGCACAGGGATGCGCCTGTCGCTGTACGATGCGCTGTTCGCCGCGCTGGTAAACCTCTACGGGCAGCAGGCGCGAAGAACAATCTCACGCGTCACGCTGGCGGGCGGGCTGGCCTCCGCCGTTTTCTGGCCGCTGGGCGATGCTCTGCTTCATGTCATGAGCTGGCAGGAGGCGCTGCGCGTCTATGCTCTCTTCGGCCTGCTGAGCGCGATGCTGATTCGAACGCTTCCCCGACAGCGGCTGACGGTGACGGCAAGGGTCGCCGCGCCGCCGCTGAACAACGAGCGGCGTAACGGCTGGCTTTATGCCGCCTTCATTGCCCTCATCACCTTTGTCTCTAACGGCACGTCCACCCATCTGCCGGAGTTTATTGCCCACTTCGGCCTGCCGGTCGCCATCGGGATGCTGTGGGGGATCGGCCAGACGGGCGCTCGTTCTGTGGAGGTGCTGGCGGGCGCTCGCTTAACGCCGTTCAGGCTGACCCTTTTCACCGCCCTCGCCATGCCGCTCTGCTTTCTTCTGGGGATGAGCAGCGCCCTGTTTGCGTGGTGTGCGGCCGGGTTTGTGCTGGGCTACGGCGCCATCAACGGGCTGGTCACCATCGTAAAAGCCGCCCTGCCGCTGGAGCTGTTTAGTACCGAGAGCTATGCCCGCCGCACGGGCATGCTGCTTATCCCCGGCCAGCTGATGGCGGCAGCCTCACCGTTCGCCTATGCGTGGCTGAATAAAACGCTGGGGATAGCGGGTGCAATGTGGGCTTCTACGGGGCTGACGCTGGTAATTGCCGGGCTGGCGATAGCGATTGTGCGCCGTCCACGCAGGCAAACTGTATCGCACTGTATCCAGAGCGTCACGCTGACAAACGGGTACAAAACCCCGCCTCCGGCAAATATCTCCGATACATAAAAATGGTTTTCTTTCCCTGTCGCCATTCAGAACCGATGAGGAGAGAGCCCATGATTCGTCGCTATGCACTTTTACCCCTGCTTGTCCTGGCATCTGTAGCCCATGCCCAGGCCACACCGCTCGACAACCTGAGCGCCGCGGACGTGAACGGCCCCGCCGCCGTTGCCCCGCTGGCGCAGCCGCAGCCGCCCGCAAAGCTGATCGTCGATCCCCCGCTTGCCGGGCCGCTGAGCAAAGGCGCGGTGTTTATCCAGTACCGTGCCGAAAACCTGCGTATCGAGCCGGTATTCGGACCTGAAGCGCTCAAGGTCACCCCGCGCATCGGGCACATTCACGTGGTGGTGGATGACGCGCCGTGGCACTGGGCTGACGCCAGCGGAGAACCGGTGATCCTGGTAGGGCTGCCCGCCGGTAAACACAAGGTGACGATAATTCTGGCCGACCCGACGCATAAGCCGCTCGACCACAAAACCGTTGAATTCACCGTCCCGCCCCATGCGGCGGTCCACCATTTTTAAGGAGTCTGAAGATGAAAGCACTGTCTGTAGTCACGGCAGGCCTGCTGGCGCTTTCCGCCAGCGCCTTTGCGCAGAGTAATACCAGCGTCGTGCTGGTGCACGGCGCGTTTGCCGACGGCAGCAGCTGGAATAAGGTAATTACCCTTTTGCAGAAGCAGCACGCAGAAGTCATTGCCGTCCAGCTCCCGCTCACGTCGCTTAAGGATGACGTTGCGGCCACGCGGCGGGCCATCGCCCGCGCCCAGGGTGACGTGGTGCTGGTGGGCCACTCCTGGGGCGGCACCGTCATTAGCGAGGCGGGCAACGATGCGCGGGTCAAATCGCTGGTATACGTAGCGGCGTTCGCGCCGGACTCCGGCCAGTCGACGGCGGATCTGGCAGGAAGCTTCCCCGCGCCGCCGGGCAGCGCGGGCATTGCCAAAACGGCGGACGGCTATTTATACCTGCCAGCGGACGCCGTCAGGAAGGATTTCGCGCCTGACGTGAAACCGGTAGAACAACAGACCATTGCGGCCACGCAGGGGCCAATTAAGGCCGAGGCGTTTGGTGAAAAGGTTGCCCACGCGGCGTGGCATGACAAACCTAGCTGGTATGTGGTCAGCAAGAATGACCGAATGATCAACCCCGATCTTGAACGCGCGATGGCGAAGACGATCCATGCGAAAACCGCCGAGGTGGCGGCAAGCCACGTGTCTATGGTCAGCCAGCCGGAGGCTATCGCCCGGACGATTGCGCAGGCGGTTGAAGCAAAGTAGTATTTTTGCGGACTTTATGCCGGGTAAGCACGGCGCCACCCGGCAAAAAAGACCGCTTCAGCGCTCCCTGTTCGCGGGATAATCCCGATTAATCCACGCGTGGTCCTCTTCCCAGGTGAACATCCATTTACGCACCGGGCCGGCCATCACGTTGAGGTAGTAGCTGTCATACCCGGCCATCGTCGCGACCGGGTGGTAGCCCTTCGGCACCATCACCACGTCACGGTTATAGACCGCCATACACTCATCCAGCGTTCTGTCGTCGGTATAGACGCGCTGCATGCAGAACCCCTGCTCCGGGTTGAGGCGATGGTAGTAGGTCTCCTCCAGATACGTCTCCTGAGGCGGGTTATCCGTGTCGTGCTTGTGGCTCGGGTATGAGCTGGTGCAGCCCTCACTGGTCCACACCTCCACCACCAGCAGGCTGTCGGCGGGCCTGTCTTCCGGCAAAATATTATGCACGTAGCGCTGGTTATGTCCTTTGCCGCGCGCTTCACCGTCGATATCCTGCGGGGCAATCAGCCGCGTCGGATAGGTGCCCTTGCCCGGCGCGGCGCAGACCGCCAGCTCCAGCGTCGTCAGCGCCTTCACCTGCACCGACTCCTGCGGAGTGACGTAAACCGCCCACGGCTTGATGCGCTCGAAGGGGCTCATCCGCTCGCCGATGTCGTTAAACTGCGCGGAAGGCGTGCTGATGGAGGCGCGTCCGGCCACCAGCACCAGACAGCGCTCTTCGCTGACGGCGGGCAGCGTCAGCAGCTGCCCCTCCTGCAGCTCATACGCCTCAAAGCCAACGTATCCCCAGCCGGCGCGTTCCGGCGTGACGGACTGCGTGCGCCCTTCACCGTTCGGCTGTTGCCAGCGTGATAGCAGACGTGACATGTCACCTCCTCAAATCAGTCCGGCGTCGCGCGCCAGGCGGCTCAGGTTGTTATACCCCAGACGGGCGTAGGTCAGCGGATGGGCAATCGCCGGATCCTGCTCGGCCTCGACCACCAGCCAGCCGTGATAATCCTGCACCTTCAGCAGCCGCATAATCGGCGGGTAATCGACGCAGCCGTCGCCCGGCACGGTAAACACGCCGCTCAGCACCGCATCGAGGAAGCTGGTTTTGCGGTTTTTGACGTCCGCCAGCACGTCGGCGCGCACGTCTTTGCAGTGAACGTGATTGATGCGCGACGCCCAGCGCTGCGCCACCGCCAGAGGATCGGCCCCGGCAAAGGTCAGATGGCCGGTATCCAGCAGCAGTCCGACCGCCTCCCCGGTGTGGGTCATCAGATTGTCCACGTCCTCGGCAGATTCAATCACCGTGCCCATATGGTGATGGTAGGCAATCTGCACGCCCTGCTGCTGCGTATAGCGGGCAAATTCGGTGAGCTTCTCGCCGTACTCCTTCCAGCGTTCCTGCGGGAAGCGCGGGCGCAGATGCACCGGGGTCTGCTGCTCGCCGTGAATGCAGCCGCTCACTTCCGCAAACACCAGCACCTTCGCCCCCAGCTCGCGCAGCAGCGTCAGGTGGGACTGCACGGCGGCGATCTCCTCCTCCACGCTGCGCTCCAGCAGGCGGCCGGAGTACCAGCCGGAGACCAGCTGCAGGTCGTGACGCTGCAGGATGGGGCCAAGCAGGCGCGCTTCGCGCGGGAATTTATTGCCCAGCTCGAAGCCGGCAAAACCGGCCTCTTTACCTTCGCTCAGACAGGTCTCCAGCGACGTCTCCGCGCCGAGAGAAGGCAGATCGTCGTTCGTCCACGTCAGCGGATTAATGCCTAATTGCACACTCATTGTCGTCTCCATTATGCGTGTCCGCGCTCGCGCCACCAGGCGATAAGCTGCAGGTAGTTGTCCCGGATGCGCGCCACCAGCTGCGCATCGTCAATATCTTGCTTCAGCCACGCGCGGGAGGCATCGCCAAACAGCGTGCGTCCCACGGCGAAGCCTTTTACTACCGCCTGCCCCGCTGCGGCTTTGAAGTCCGCGCGCAGCTGTTCTGCCGGGGCGTCCAGGCCGAGGATCACCACCCCGCGGCAGTGCGGGTCCCGGCGTTCGATAATCTCGCTCAGCGCCGTCCAGCCGTCGGCGGAGAGCGGCGGCAGCTTCCACCAGTCCGGGTAAATGCCGAGGTTGTAGAAGCGGGAGATGGCGCGCAGGTAGAGCTCGTCGCTGCGCGGCATGGTCGCGGGCAGGATCACCTCCAGCAGCAGCTCGTGCCCGGACCGGCAGCAGGCGTGGTACACCTCGGCTATTTTCTGCTCCTGCTCCAGGCGCAGGCCGTGGGCATCTTCCGGGTGGAAGAAGACCAGGCACTTCACCACGTGCTCCTGCGGCCAGCTGATAAGCTGGGTGCCGATGTTGCCGTGCTCCATCTCCAGCGGCCTAGAGCCCGGCAGCTCAATGGGACGACCAATCCACCACCCTTCCCCGGTGATCGCGTTCAGCGCGTCCTGACCAAAGGTGCCGTCGCACAGCAGTCCGGCTTTGCCCTCCAGCCCGGCGCGGCTCGCCGCCTCGCGGCTGGCCTGCAGGATCAGCTGCTTCAGCGCCGGAATGCGCTTAAGCGACGCGCCGCACTGCATCGCCATATCCTCAAGCTGGCTGCGGTGGTCGAAGGCCATCACGCACAGCTCCGGCCATTCGCGGCGGCGGGTGGTTACCCGGTGTAGGTGGTTCAGACGCGGGTCGAGATCCGGGCGTGGCACCATCGCGGCGCGGGAGAGATAGTCATCCAGCTCGATTTTGCTCGGCATCGCCGGGGCGCAGCCGTGGCGCGAAACCACCAGCGCGCCGCAGGCGTTGGCGTAGCGGCACGCCTGCTCCCAGCCTTCGTCGTTCAGGTAGCCGCGCAGCAGGCCGGACATAAACGCGTCCCCTGCGCCGAGGACGTTCAGCACCTCCACGCGCACGCCGGTCACCGTCAGGCCGTCGTCCAGCCGGGGCGGAATGGCGTCGGTGTAGACCGAGCAGCCGAGCGCGCCGCGTTTGCAGACCAGCGTTGCTTCACTGACGGCGCGCACCTGCTCCAGCGCCTGCAGGGTCTCCGTGCTGCCGCCCGCAATGTGAAACTCCTCCTCGGTGCCGACAATCACGTCGAAGAGGTGCAGCACCTCCTGCAGCTCGCGGGTGACCTTATCGGCGGCGATAAAGCGCGTTTCCCCGTCGCCTAAGGCGGTCAGCCCCCACAGCACCGGACGATAGTCGATGTCCAGCACCGTGCGCACGCCGTGACGGCGGGCATAGCCCAGCGCCGTCAGCACCGCCTCGCGGGTTTGCGGATGAGAAAGATGAGTCCCGGTGATGGCAAGACAACGTGCGGAGGCAATGTAGCTTTCGTCCACATCGCTGGCGGTAATCGCCATATCCGCGCAGTTATCGCGATAAAAAATCAGAGGAAAGGTGTCCCGGTCTTTAATGCCGAGGAGCACCAGCGCCGTAAGGCGTTGTTTATCGGTAATCAGATGGCTGGTATCGCAGCCCACCTGGTTGAGCTCTTCCCGCAGGAAGCGGCCCATATGTTCATCGCCGACGCGCGCCAGCATCGACGAACGTAAACCCTGGCGCGCGGTGCCGTACGCCACGTTACCCGACGACCCGCCGAGGTATTTGGCGAAGCTCGACACATCCTCCAGACGGGCACCAATCTGCTGACTGTAGAGGTCTACCGCCACGCGGCCCATGCATATCACATCAAACTGCTTTTCCACGTTGATACCTCATCAGACAATGTCGTTCACGTTCAGCCAGCGGCCTTCCCGGTGCGAGAGCGCAATCGCGTCCAGCACGCGAGACACCTTCCAGCCCTCTTCGAAGTCCGGCCACATCGGCGCGTCGGCGGCAATACCGTCCACCAGGTCGCGCACCTCCACCGTTTTTTGATCGTTAAAGCCTATCCCGTGGCCTGCGCCCATGCAGAACGCGGCGTAGTCCGGGTGCGCCGGGCCGACAAGTAAGGTGCGGAATCCCTGACGATTCACCGGATCGTCATGCAGATAGAGCTTCAGCTCGGCCATGCGCTCCTGGGTGAAGCTGATGGCGCCTTTCGTCCCGGTGATGACGTACGACAGCCCCATCTTGCGGCCACAGGCAACGCGGGAGGTTTCAATCACGCCCTGCGCCCCGCCCGCGAAGCGCACCATCGCGTGGGCCTGATCCTCGTTTTCGACGGCAATCATCTCAGACGATCCGGCCTTCGCCGGGCGCGCCGGGACCACGATCTTCAGGTCGCCGCAGACCTGCTCAATCTCCCCGACCAGGTACTGGGCCATATTGACGATATGAGCCGCGAGGTCGCCCAGCGCCCCCAGCCCGGCGGTCTCTTTGAAGCAGTGCCAGTGAACAGGCGAGAGCGGGTCGGCCATATAATCTTCGTTGTGGGTGCCGTAGAAGTGGATCACCTCGCCAATCTCGCCGCGCGCAATAATCTCCTTCGCCAGCTGCGCCGTCGGGTTTTTCATGTAGTTGAACCCCACCAGCGTTTTCACCCCGGCCCGCTTCGCCGCGTCTACCATCTCGCGCGCGTCGTGGGCGTTCAGCGCCAGCGGCTTCTCCGAGTAGACGTGCTTGCCGTGGCGGATCGCCTCCAGCGCCATCTCTTTATGCAGGTGGTTCGGCGAGCAAATATCCACCACGTCAATGGCCGGGTCGGCCACCAGCGCCCGCCAGTCCCCGGTGGAGCGGTTGAAGCCAAACGCCTGCGCGCGCTCTGCCGCCAGCTCCGGCGTGACTTCCGCCACCATCTCGCGCACCAGCCTGCCGCGCAGGTTGAACACCGTCGGGGCCTGGGCATAGGCGATAGCGTGCGCCTTGCCGATATAACCGGTGCCAATTAATCCAATACGAACCTCTTTCATCGTGATCCTCACAGTGCGCCGCGACGGCTTTTGGCATAGGTATCGAATGCCACCGCCAGAACGATAATTAATCCGGTGATAATCTGCTGGTAGTAGGCCGAGACGTTCATCAGCACCAGGCCGTTAATCAGAATCCCCATGATAATGGAGCCGATGATGGTGCCGCCGATGCGCCCGTAGCCACCCATCAGGGAGGTACCGCCGATCACCACCGAGGCGATGACGCGCAGCTCAAAGGAGATCCCGGCCACCGCCTCGGCGCTCCCCAGACGCGCGCTCAGGATGAAGCCCGCCAGCCCGGCCAGACAGCCGATCAGCACGTAGACGCTAACCAGCACGCGCTTCACGTTCACCCCCGCCAGGCGCGCCGCCTCCGGGTTACCGCCGATGGCGTAGACGAAGCGGCCCCAGCGGGTTTTATGCAGCGCCAGATAGCCGCCGAGGGCGACGATGGCGAAGATCCAGATCGGAATGGAGATGCCGAGCAGCTCCCCGCGCCCCCACCAGCGGTAGCCAG from Enterobacter dykesii encodes the following:
- the ppx gene encoding exopolyphosphatase, translated to MPINDKTPRPQEFAAVDLGSNSFHMVIAREVDGALQIIGRLKQRVHLADGLDERSMLSEEAMERGLNCLSLFAERLQGFSPSSVCIVGTHTLRQALNAPEFLKRAEKVIPYPIEIISGNEEARLIFMGVEHTQPEKGRKLVIDIGGGSTELVIGEDFEPRLVESRRMGCVSFAQMYFPGGTITRENFQRARMAAVQKLENLAWQYRIQGWNVALGASGTIKAAHEVLLAMGEKDGFITPERLTLLTEEVLKHKSFDALSLPGLSDERKAVFVPGLAILCGVFDALAIKELRLSDGALREGVLYEMEGRFRHQDIRSRTAQSLANQYNIDREQAKRVLDTTVQMYEQWQEQNPKLAHPQLAALLKWAAMLHEVGLNINHSGMHRHSAYILQNSDLPGFNQEQQTMMATLVRYHRKAIKLDDLPRFTLFKKKQFLPLIQLLRLGVLLNNQRQATTTPPTLKLKTDDHHWTLSFPHDWFSQNALVLLDLEKEQQYWEAVTGWLLKIEEESADVAA
- a CDS encoding EAL domain-containing protein, whose translation is MNILAFLKKNENRWWALPLILPVVLLPVLSIANTFTQLGDGIAALYYLPLSFLLSLMMFFGLEALPGIVLSLFIRYYPSVGMFETFAGILHFVVPLVLSWGGYRVFAPRRNMTAYGDVRLMAQRIFWQVFCPATLFLVLFQFAVYLGVYESRQSLAGLNPLNIRTLINYQTLLVSGLTGVPLSYLLIRLLRHPRYLISLLSQIRSGIDKKVTVIEFLMWVIALGGLLSLLLLPMNENSSIFTTNYTLSLLMPVMLWGAMRFGYKLISLIWTPVLLVSIHYFYRYIPVNPGYDIQLAITSSSYLVFSFVVIYMSMLATRQRAANKRSRRLALLDPVVHMPNLRALSRDLAKNPWSALCLLRIPELEILGRNYGVLLRIQYKQQLAQWVNGILQPNELVYHLTGYDLAVRLNAESHQQRIEALDEHIKQFRFVWDGMPLQPQVGVSYCYVRSPVNHLYLVLGELGVVADLSLSSNHPENLQQRGAVHLQRNLKNKVAMMSRLQKALDNDEFTLLVQPVRGMRGDCYHEVLLRMPDINGLLISPDRFLPVAQEFGLSSRVDLWVLEHTLCFLAAHRERLPGQRFAINLAPSTVCRVQFPLEVSRLLAKYAIEPWQLIFEVTECSTFCNAEQGLHILRQLQKMGVRIAIDDFGTGYASYARLKSVDADILKIDGSFIRNIVNNSLDYQIVASICHLARMKKMLVVAEYVESEEIRSAVQALGIDYVQGYLIGRPAPLESLLEAEASTADA
- a CDS encoding YfgG family protein, whose amino-acid sequence is MRKRHQFNTRMTRIILLISFLFFFGRFVYSSIGAWYHHQDKTQSQQSSLTVDTADR
- a CDS encoding MFS transporter, yielding METPALPRRLALAAGCHQLINWGISFYMPGTFALAISADRGWSSPQIYLGLTLAMLVMAAVSPFVARLLARFGGQKVVMSGTLLIAASCAGMAYSQTLFGWYCAWLIGGTGMRLSLYDALFAALVNLYGQQARRTISRVTLAGGLASAVFWPLGDALLHVMSWQEALRVYALFGLLSAMLIRTLPRQRLTVTARVAAPPLNNERRNGWLYAAFIALITFVSNGTSTHLPEFIAHFGLPVAIGMLWGIGQTGARSVEVLAGARLTPFRLTLFTALAMPLCFLLGMSSALFAWCAAGFVLGYGAINGLVTIVKAALPLELFSTESYARRTGMLLIPGQLMAAASPFAYAWLNKTLGIAGAMWASTGLTLVIAGLAIAIVRRPRRQTVSHCIQSVTLTNGYKTPPPANISDT
- a CDS encoding DUF6130 family protein yields the protein MIRRYALLPLLVLASVAHAQATPLDNLSAADVNGPAAVAPLAQPQPPAKLIVDPPLAGPLSKGAVFIQYRAENLRIEPVFGPEALKVTPRIGHIHVVVDDAPWHWADASGEPVILVGLPAGKHKVTIILADPTHKPLDHKTVEFTVPPHAAVHHF
- a CDS encoding alpha/beta fold hydrolase, with protein sequence MKALSVVTAGLLALSASAFAQSNTSVVLVHGAFADGSSWNKVITLLQKQHAEVIAVQLPLTSLKDDVAATRRAIARAQGDVVLVGHSWGGTVISEAGNDARVKSLVYVAAFAPDSGQSTADLAGSFPAPPGSAGIAKTADGYLYLPADAVRKDFAPDVKPVEQQTIAATQGPIKAEAFGEKVAHAAWHDKPSWYVVSKNDRMINPDLERAMAKTIHAKTAEVAASHVSMVSQPEAIARTIAQAVEAK
- the iolB gene encoding 5-deoxy-glucuronate isomerase, encoding MSRLLSRWQQPNGEGRTQSVTPERAGWGYVGFEAYELQEGQLLTLPAVSEERCLVLVAGRASISTPSAQFNDIGERMSPFERIKPWAVYVTPQESVQVKALTTLELAVCAAPGKGTYPTRLIAPQDIDGEARGKGHNQRYVHNILPEDRPADSLLVVEVWTSEGCTSSYPSHKHDTDNPPQETYLEETYYHRLNPEQGFCMQRVYTDDRTLDECMAVYNRDVVMVPKGYHPVATMAGYDSYYLNVMAGPVRKWMFTWEEDHAWINRDYPANRER
- the iolE gene encoding myo-inosose-2 dehydratase; protein product: MSVQLGINPLTWTNDDLPSLGAETSLETCLSEGKEAGFAGFELGNKFPREARLLGPILQRHDLQLVSGWYSGRLLERSVEEEIAAVQSHLTLLRELGAKVLVFAEVSGCIHGEQQTPVHLRPRFPQERWKEYGEKLTEFARYTQQQGVQIAYHHHMGTVIESAEDVDNLMTHTGEAVGLLLDTGHLTFAGADPLAVAQRWASRINHVHCKDVRADVLADVKNRKTSFLDAVLSGVFTVPGDGCVDYPPIMRLLKVQDYHGWLVVEAEQDPAIAHPLTYARLGYNNLSRLARDAGLI